The Fibrobacter sp. UWP2 genome includes a window with the following:
- a CDS encoding DUF748 domain-containing protein, whose amino-acid sequence MKKALKIIAIVVAVLIILVLAALKLAPGFVKDYVVAHSEEFIGRKVAIENVSLNPLTFTVNVDSFAIMEQDGKTPFVGFEKFRINIDPLKIVSKTAAVSEIYMKGLYIHVTQNGDRFNFSDILDFLAKADTSAKDSVKVDTTATDTGMVNAAEIAKGLPVSISVKNIFFEKGNIIYEDKKIGSKIHLQDFNVGIPAVYLSNKQTDVGVSFKFADGGDLNVKVNMNAATNDFKVDVGLEKFALACGKPYLNDFINYKDFSGSLTTHIQVEGNLGDVLSSNVKGTVALDSIVLTETNNKTIGVNHVGVGIARVNLNENNFDIDSVIVDGAFAHLDLYKGGKTNIDALLKTSNKTESEAAPDTTSKEATPAKKMKAKITKLLVQNTTVNANDMTITNPFHYTVSAITVNGSNINFDTPCTVNVSAAFPDGGRMSLKYKGAISDLGTMDAYISVKNLALKNFSNYSHHYTGYPLSAGTMAFASENKINNFEIDSKNTIDIYNIDVADKDPNADPEYPVPMKVGLYILKDKDDKIQFDVPVKGNLKDPEFSYLKIVWNTITKLLVKVALSPIKIVGNVANTGASAVGLNLGKDDEVVVDAASTTFTSEQYDKARKMTEALKKDPKLSLTFTQYYNPKKTAKEYKSHKLKTDFYKQKNAKTALTELDERAILEMKDSEEGLDAYVKEHEASIDLNALKKELAELAAKRNADLLKVLQQQPGVTKKNLKVITAPAGGLSGHRGKPMYKVTVDVQ is encoded by the coding sequence ATGAAAAAAGCTCTCAAAATCATCGCCATTGTTGTTGCTGTCCTTATCATTCTCGTGCTTGCTGCGCTTAAGCTCGCCCCGGGGTTCGTCAAGGACTACGTCGTCGCCCACTCCGAAGAATTCATCGGTCGCAAGGTCGCCATCGAGAATGTGAGCCTGAACCCGCTCACCTTCACCGTGAATGTCGACAGCTTCGCCATCATGGAACAGGACGGCAAAACGCCGTTCGTCGGGTTCGAGAAGTTCCGCATCAACATCGACCCGCTAAAGATCGTCTCCAAGACCGCGGCCGTGAGCGAAATCTACATGAAGGGCCTCTACATCCACGTGACGCAAAACGGAGACCGTTTCAACTTCAGCGACATCCTGGACTTTTTGGCGAAGGCCGACACCAGCGCGAAGGACTCCGTCAAGGTGGACACGACTGCCACCGACACGGGCATGGTGAACGCAGCCGAGATTGCGAAGGGCCTCCCGGTCAGTATCTCGGTCAAGAACATCTTCTTTGAAAAAGGCAACATCATTTACGAAGACAAAAAAATTGGCTCCAAGATCCACCTGCAAGACTTCAACGTGGGCATTCCCGCGGTTTACCTGAGCAACAAGCAAACCGACGTGGGCGTGAGCTTCAAGTTCGCCGACGGCGGCGACCTGAATGTGAAGGTGAACATGAACGCCGCCACAAACGACTTCAAGGTAGACGTAGGGCTCGAAAAATTCGCCCTCGCCTGCGGCAAGCCCTACTTGAACGATTTCATCAACTACAAGGACTTTAGCGGAAGCCTCACCACGCACATCCAGGTGGAAGGAAACCTGGGAGACGTTCTCTCGAGCAACGTGAAGGGGACGGTCGCCCTCGACAGCATTGTGCTCACCGAAACGAACAACAAGACAATCGGAGTGAACCACGTGGGCGTGGGCATTGCGCGCGTGAACCTGAACGAGAACAACTTTGACATTGACTCCGTGATTGTGGACGGCGCGTTTGCCCACCTTGACCTGTACAAGGGCGGCAAGACGAACATTGACGCCCTGCTCAAAACAAGCAACAAAACCGAGAGCGAGGCCGCACCGGACACCACCTCCAAGGAAGCCACCCCCGCCAAGAAGATGAAGGCGAAAATCACCAAGCTCTTGGTGCAAAACACGACCGTGAACGCCAACGACATGACCATCACGAACCCGTTCCACTACACGGTGAGCGCCATTACGGTGAACGGTTCGAACATCAACTTTGACACACCCTGCACCGTGAATGTCTCGGCGGCATTCCCGGACGGCGGCAGAATGAGCCTCAAGTACAAGGGCGCCATTAGCGACCTCGGCACTATGGACGCCTACATTAGCGTAAAGAACTTGGCACTCAAAAATTTTAGCAACTACAGCCACCACTACACGGGCTACCCATTGAGTGCCGGCACAATGGCCTTTGCAAGCGAGAACAAGATCAACAACTTTGAAATCGACAGCAAGAACACCATCGACATCTACAACATCGACGTGGCCGACAAGGACCCGAACGCCGACCCCGAATACCCTGTGCCCATGAAGGTCGGTCTCTACATTTTGAAGGACAAGGACGACAAAATCCAGTTTGACGTCCCGGTCAAGGGCAACCTGAAGGACCCCGAATTCTCCTACCTAAAAATCGTTTGGAACACCATCACGAAGCTTCTGGTGAAGGTGGCCCTCTCCCCCATCAAGATCGTGGGCAACGTGGCCAACACGGGTGCATCTGCCGTTGGCCTGAACCTGGGCAAGGACGACGAAGTCGTGGTGGACGCCGCCAGCACGACATTTACCAGCGAACAGTACGACAAGGCGCGGAAAATGACGGAAGCCCTCAAGAAGGACCCCAAGCTCTCGCTCACCTTCACGCAGTATTACAACCCCAAGAAGACAGCCAAGGAGTATAAGTCCCACAAGCTCAAGACGGACTTCTACAAGCAAAAGAACGCGAAGACCGCCCTGACCGAGCTGGACGAACGTGCCATCCTCGAGATGAAGGACAGCGAAGAAGGTCTGGATGCCTACGTTAAAGAACACGAGGCGAGCATCGACCTGAACGCCCTCAAAAAAGAACTCGCCGAACTCGCCGCCAAGCGCAACGCGGATCTGCTCAAGGTTTTGCAACAGCAGCCGGGCGTCACCAAGAAGAACCTCAAGGTGATTACCGCCCCTGCCGGAGGG